The Candidatus Omnitrophota bacterium genome has a window encoding:
- the lysS gene encoding lysine--tRNA ligase — protein sequence MELNEKLEKISEEFGNPFLETSFPKSLTIKEILDGFEEEKEVLVAGRLISKREHGKSGFAHLSDHTGRIQFYAQANKLGDVYKLYKEMDIGDIVGIRGKFFVTRTGEQTVLIDELKLLAKALRPMPEKWHGLKDVEVRYRQRYLDLIANSQVRDVFIKRSQIISLIREFLNQLKFIEVETPMLHTVAGGAAGRPFMTHHNATDADVYLRIAPELYLKRLLVGGLEKVYELNRSFRNEGTSTRHNPEFTMLEAYSCYQNYEYMMKLCEDLFSYLAKEINGSCEIEYQGQRLDLTPPWQRISFAELFKKEFDVESSDSQKEMFDKISKKLKLAKGLSRSQILNITEELIEKNYPKDKPAFIVDFFTWTSPLAKRKRDNPNLVERFELFVAGLEVANAYSELNDPIDQRARFKKQLETEDELPKKIDDDFVLSLEYGMPPATGLGIGIDRLVMILLNQPSIRDVILFPLLKPLG from the coding sequence ATGGAATTGAATGAAAAACTAGAGAAAATAAGCGAAGAGTTTGGTAACCCCTTCTTGGAGACGAGCTTTCCTAAGTCTTTGACTATTAAAGAGATACTAGATGGATTTGAGGAGGAAAAAGAAGTCCTGGTTGCCGGAAGATTAATTTCTAAGCGTGAGCACGGAAAAAGCGGCTTTGCTCATTTGAGCGATCATACCGGAAGGATCCAGTTTTATGCTCAGGCTAATAAATTAGGGGATGTTTATAAGCTTTATAAGGAAATGGATATCGGCGATATTGTCGGAATCCGCGGCAAGTTTTTTGTTACTCGGACCGGTGAGCAAACGGTTTTAATCGATGAATTAAAACTCCTAGCTAAGGCTCTTCGGCCAATGCCTGAGAAGTGGCATGGCTTAAAAGATGTTGAAGTAAGGTATCGTCAGCGCTATTTAGATTTAATTGCTAACTCTCAGGTTCGTGATGTTTTTATAAAACGTTCTCAGATAATTTCTTTAATCAGAGAGTTTTTAAATCAGTTAAAGTTTATTGAGGTTGAGACACCGATGCTTCACACGGTAGCCGGAGGAGCAGCCGGTAGACCGTTTATGACCCATCATAATGCAACTGATGCTGATGTTTATTTGCGGATTGCTCCTGAGCTTTATTTGAAGCGGCTTTTAGTTGGTGGGCTTGAAAAGGTTTATGAGTTGAATCGAAGCTTTCGGAATGAAGGAACTTCAACCCGGCATAATCCGGAATTTACTATGCTTGAAGCCTATTCTTGTTATCAGAACTATGAATATATGATGAAGCTTTGCGAAGATTTGTTTTCTTATTTAGCTAAAGAAATAAACGGCAGCTGTGAGATTGAATATCAGGGGCAAAGGTTAGATTTAACTCCTCCTTGGCAGAGGATTTCTTTTGCTGAACTTTTTAAAAAAGAGTTTGATGTCGAATCTAGTGATTCTCAGAAGGAAATGTTTGATAAAATTAGTAAGAAATTAAAATTAGCAAAGGGTTTGAGTCGTTCTCAAATCCTGAATATAACTGAGGAGTTGATTGAGAAAAACTATCCTAAGGATAAACCAGCCTTCATTGTTGATTTTTTTACTTGGACTTCGCCTTTGGCTAAGCGCAAAAGGGATAACCCAAACTTAGTTGAGCGGTTTGAACTTTTTGTTGCTGGACTTGAAGTTGCCAATGCTTACTCTGAGCTCAATGACCCGATTGACCAGAGAGCACGTTTTAAAAAGCAACTAGAGACTGAAGATGAGCTTCCAAAGAAAATTGATGATGATTTTGTTTTAAGTTTAGAATACGGAATGCCTCCAGCTACTGGCTTGGGAATCGGCATTGATAGGCTAGTTATGATTCTTCTCAACCAACCCTCGATAAGAGACGTGATTCTTTTTCCGCTGCTTAAACCTTTAGGTTAA
- a CDS encoding ABC transporter permease gives MLTEIYLARRYIFRGRTRHISFIGIISCLGVAVGVAALIIAFSIVNGIDGGLMKRIMRFQDHLTVDSFDQESLLAVKQDLENWDEVETAQISVNTQVFAKFGETIMPLAVRGVDFSDPKAKEEFSQYIKKEFAQEGFFIGQGLSQQFFIDKKIEFYPLEKNLKLKSSKVRGVFKVGLYDIDNYYLITDLKKAKSLSANYSLFLGVKLKNPYLADQIKERLLNKYSNKLLVNSWIESNSALFATLKLEKLALFIILGLIILVASFNIFSALTVKVVEKTKDIGILRSLGFRRRSIRTIFTLGGLMIGSTGVVLGSLLGVGTCLVFEKYPFVKIPADIFGTDYLPLVVDYKDVLAIAIVGLIISFISSFLPAYRASKLNICEALRYE, from the coding sequence ATGTTAACCGAAATTTATTTAGCTAGACGTTATATTTTTAGGGGTCGCACTCGACACATCTCTTTTATTGGTATCATTTCTTGTTTAGGAGTTGCTGTCGGGGTCGCCGCTTTGATTATCGCCTTTTCAATTGTAAATGGAATTGATGGCGGTTTGATGAAACGAATCATGCGTTTTCAGGATCACTTGACCGTTGATAGTTTCGATCAAGAAAGTCTGCTGGCGGTTAAACAAGATCTAGAAAACTGGGATGAGGTCGAGACAGCTCAAATTTCAGTTAATACTCAAGTTTTTGCTAAATTTGGTGAAACAATAATGCCTTTAGCTGTAAGAGGGGTGGACTTTTCTGACCCTAAAGCTAAAGAGGAATTTTCTCAATATATAAAGAAAGAGTTTGCCCAAGAGGGTTTTTTCATCGGCCAAGGCTTAAGCCAGCAGTTCTTTATCGATAAAAAAATAGAGTTTTACCCTTTAGAGAAAAACCTTAAACTTAAAAGCAGCAAGGTTAGAGGGGTCTTCAAAGTAGGCTTATACGATATTGATAATTATTATTTGATTACTGATTTAAAGAAAGCAAAGTCTCTTTCGGCTAATTATTCTTTATTCTTAGGGGTAAAACTCAAAAATCCCTACTTGGCTGATCAAATTAAGGAAAGGCTGTTAAATAAATATTCCAACAAGTTGTTGGTTAACAGCTGGATTGAGTCAAACTCAGCTCTTTTTGCTACCTTAAAACTAGAAAAGTTAGCCTTATTTATTATTTTAGGTTTAATTATTTTGGTAGCTTCGTTTAACATATTCTCGGCGCTGACAGTTAAGGTAGTTGAGAAGACCAAAGATATTGGAATTTTAAGGTCTTTAGGTTTCAGAAGAAGAAGCATCCGAACTATTTTTACCCTTGGCGGTTTAATGATTGGCTCAACCGGGGTAGTTTTGGGGTCTTTGCTCGGAGTTGGTACTTGTCTTGTGTTTGAGAAGTATCCTTTTGTTAAAATTCCGGCTGACATTTTTGGCACTGATTACTTGCCGTTGGTAGTTGACTATAAAGACGTATTAGCAATTGCTATCGTCGGTTTGATTATTTCTTTTATCTCTAGTTTTTTGCCGGCTTATCGAGCGAGTAAGCTTAATATTTGTGAGGCGCTTAGATATGAATGA
- a CDS encoding ABC transporter ATP-binding protein, whose amino-acid sequence MNELIELKSVNKTYNNGMPFAALCDISLSIAKQDYLAITGPSGAGKSTLLHIIGGLELPTSGEVFFQEKQISKLNDRDLCLWRNKTVGFVFQFYHLIEELNVLENVAIAVFGQMQKYSFKKAKELLKYLGLEKRVEAFPSQLSGGEKQRVAIARALVNDPQVLFCDEPTGNLDKESQERVVSLLSNLNRSKKKTIVLVTHNQELARQAKKVLVIEDGKINGG is encoded by the coding sequence ATGAATGAGTTGATAGAATTAAAATCTGTAAACAAAACTTATAACAACGGTATGCCTTTTGCGGCTCTTTGTGATATATCTTTATCAATAGCTAAACAAGACTATTTGGCAATAACCGGTCCTTCGGGAGCCGGAAAATCAACCTTGCTTCATATTATCGGCGGCCTTGAACTTCCGACTAGCGGTGAGGTATTTTTTCAAGAAAAGCAAATATCTAAGCTCAACGATCGCGATCTTTGCCTTTGGCGTAATAAAACCGTGGGTTTTGTTTTTCAGTTTTATCATTTAATCGAAGAGCTGAATGTATTGGAAAATGTAGCAATTGCCGTATTTGGTCAGATGCAAAAATACTCTTTCAAAAAAGCTAAGGAGTTGTTAAAATATTTAGGACTTGAAAAAAGAGTTGAGGCTTTTCCATCGCAACTTAGCGGTGGCGAAAAACAAAGGGTAGCTATTGCTCGAGCTTTGGTCAATGACCCTCAGGTGCTTTTTTGTGACGAACCGACTGGTAATCTTGATAAGGAGTCACAAGAGAGAGTGGTTAGTTTGCTTTCGAATTTAAATAGGAGCAAGAAAAAAACAATAGTTTTAGTGACCCATAATCAGGAGCTAGCTAGACAGGCAAAAAAAGTTTTAGTTATTGAAGACGGAAAAATAAACGGAGGGTGA
- the ilvE gene encoding branched-chain-amino-acid transaminase, whose product MSMKVYLNRELVEKKDAKVSVFDHGYLYGDGVFEGIRTYDCLVFKLKEHVDRLYESAHSIMLNISFTKKQMVEAIIKTLKANKLKDGYIRVVVSRGEGDLGLDPRKCKGNETLVIITDKITLYPKQLYQKGMEIITVPTVRNIPEALNPQIKSLNYLNNILAKIEAINSGYQEALMLDHLGYVAECTGDNIFMVKKGKLYTPPQCMGTLRGITRDAVLDIAKKLKLSTNEHVLTRHELYLSDECFLTGTAAEIVPVVKVDGRRIGTGIPGKFTKKIMQEFRNLTKTSGVRYKL is encoded by the coding sequence GTGAGCATGAAAGTTTATCTTAACCGAGAGTTAGTTGAGAAAAAAGACGCAAAGGTTTCAGTATTTGATCATGGATATCTTTACGGTGATGGAGTTTTTGAGGGAATAAGAACCTACGACTGTTTGGTTTTTAAACTGAAAGAGCATGTCGACCGATTGTATGAGTCTGCTCATTCAATTATGCTAAATATCTCTTTCACTAAAAAACAGATGGTGGAAGCAATTATAAAAACGCTTAAGGCGAATAAACTTAAAGATGGTTATATCAGGGTAGTTGTTTCCCGTGGTGAAGGCGATTTAGGTCTTGATCCGCGAAAATGTAAGGGCAATGAAACATTAGTTATTATTACTGATAAGATTACTCTTTATCCTAAACAGCTATATCAAAAAGGGATGGAGATAATAACTGTTCCTACGGTACGTAATATTCCGGAAGCTTTAAATCCACAGATTAAGTCGCTTAACTATTTGAATAATATCTTAGCCAAGATTGAAGCGATCAACTCCGGTTATCAAGAGGCTTTGATGCTTGATCATCTCGGCTATGTAGCTGAATGTACTGGTGACAATATATTTATGGTTAAGAAGGGTAAGCTCTATACGCCACCTCAATGTATGGGTACTCTTCGGGGGATCACCCGCGATGCAGTACTTGATATTGCTAAGAAGTTAAAACTTTCTACCAATGAGCACGTTTTAACCCGGCATGAACTCTATCTATCCGATGAATGTTTTTTAACTGGAACTGCAGCCGAAATCGTTCCGGTAGTAAAGGTAGACGGTAGGAGGATCGGCACTGGCATTCCGGGTAAATTTACTAAAAAAATAATGCAGGAGTTTAGGAATTTAACTAAAACTTCAGGTGTAAGGTATAAGTTGTAG
- a CDS encoding UvrB/UvrC motif-containing protein, translated as MLCDICHKNIATVHLTEIINDKVAEMHICQACAQNKSEGLAQQPNISDFVGGLVNADLTKKDNRALKCPACGFNYNDFKKKGRLGCGRCYTAFRRQLLPLLKKIHGAIRHTGKIPLDVKRPVSSEVKLRELNDQLERAIQLEEYEAAAKIRDKLKKLDKNK; from the coding sequence ATGCTTTGTGATATTTGCCATAAAAACATTGCTACAGTTCATCTTACCGAGATTATTAATGATAAGGTAGCTGAGATGCATATTTGCCAGGCTTGTGCTCAGAATAAGTCTGAAGGTCTTGCTCAGCAGCCGAATATTTCTGATTTTGTTGGCGGTCTGGTAAATGCTGATTTGACTAAAAAAGATAATCGAGCCTTAAAATGCCCGGCCTGCGGTTTTAACTATAATGATTTTAAGAAAAAAGGGAGGCTGGGCTGTGGCCGGTGTTATACAGCTTTTAGAAGACAGTTACTTCCTTTGCTTAAGAAGATTCACGGAGCAATCCGCCATACTGGTAAAATTCCTTTAGATGTTAAGAGACCGGTTTCTTCAGAAGTAAAGTTAAGAGAGTTAAATGATCAGCTAGAGCGGGCGATCCAGCTGGAGGAATACGAAGCGGCAGCAAAAATTAGAGATAAACTTAAGAAGTTGGATAAAAACAAGTAG
- a CDS encoding protein arginine kinase — protein sequence MFRNFLDNKDSWLSKKGPESEIVFSSRIRLARNIDGIPFPSKATIAQREEVFKSAKEAYPHIKRFKNSFFVNMDDLGELDSHFLLERHLIAQEHLVQASHRGLIMSKDEEISIMVNEEDHFRMQVITSGFDLKKCWDILDNIDNDLSKKISFSFLPDVGYLTACPTNVGTALRASCMLHLPALILTKRINKILELLARISFTTRGLFGEGTQALGNFFQISNQVSLGLSEEELIDNLISVVNQVKNHEIGARNILIKKYKKNLEDNVWRALGILRNARLINSKEALSHLSILSLGLDLGIIKDVDFSKCKTGKKLLRNLFIMIQPAHLQKIEGRTLKEKERDSIRADILRERLGG from the coding sequence ATGTTTAGGAATTTTCTCGATAACAAAGATAGTTGGTTGAGCAAGAAGGGTCCGGAATCGGAGATCGTTTTCTCATCGCGCATCCGTCTGGCTCGTAACATTGACGGAATTCCTTTTCCTTCTAAAGCTACAATTGCTCAACGGGAGGAAGTATTCAAGTCAGCCAAGGAAGCCTATCCGCATATTAAAAGATTCAAGAATAGTTTTTTTGTTAACATGGATGACCTCGGAGAGCTAGATAGTCACTTTCTTCTTGAGCGGCACTTAATTGCTCAAGAGCACTTAGTCCAGGCTTCACACCGAGGACTTATTATGTCTAAGGATGAGGAGATTTCAATCATGGTAAATGAGGAAGATCACTTCCGGATGCAGGTAATTACCTCTGGTTTTGATCTGAAGAAATGCTGGGATATTCTTGATAATATCGATAATGATTTGAGTAAAAAAATATCTTTCTCTTTTTTGCCCGATGTAGGCTATCTAACTGCTTGTCCGACTAATGTTGGAACCGCACTTAGAGCGTCATGTATGTTGCATCTCCCAGCATTAATCCTTACCAAACGGATCAATAAGATTTTAGAGCTTTTGGCCCGGATATCTTTTACTACTCGGGGTTTGTTTGGTGAAGGCACGCAAGCTTTAGGAAATTTTTTTCAGATTTCCAACCAAGTGAGTTTAGGTTTAAGCGAGGAAGAGCTAATCGACAATTTGATCAGTGTAGTTAACCAGGTCAAAAATCACGAAATCGGTGCTCGCAATATTTTGATTAAGAAGTACAAAAAGAATCTAGAGGATAATGTCTGGCGGGCTTTAGGAATTTTAAGAAATGCTCGTTTGATTAATAGCAAAGAAGCCCTGAGTCATCTTTCTATCTTGTCATTAGGCCTAGATTTAGGTATAATTAAAGATGTAGATTTTTCAAAGTGTAAGACTGGCAAGAAGTTGTTGCGTAACTTATTTATTATGATTCAACCGGCTCATTTACAAAAAATTGAAGGCCGGACTTTAAAAGAAAAAGAACGTGATTCAATTAGAGCCGATATTTTAAGAGAAAGGTTAGGAGGATAA
- a CDS encoding ATP-dependent Clp protease ATP-binding subunit: protein MFNRFTERARKVLVLAKEEARRFNHDYIGTEHILLGLIREGEGVACAVLQNLGVDLERLRIEIEKLISTGSVSSVLGDIPFTPRAKKALELSAEEARNLGHNYIGTEHILLGLLREEEGIASQVLISLGADLKRIKNEISALLGGATQTQNQNTNQSSSKTPALDSFGRDLTKLTRDGKLDPVIGRKTQIERVIQILSRRTKNNPVLLGEAGVGKTAIVEGLAQDIIKGDVPEVLRGKRIIVLDLALMIAGTKYRGQFEERIKAVMEEIKRSKDVIIFIDELHTLVGAGAAEGAIDASNILKPALSRGEIQCIGATTLDEYRKHIEKDAALERRFQSIYVEPNSVEETIQILEGLRDKYEAHHRVKFTDESLSAAAKLSDRYVSGRFLPDKAIDLIDESGARSRLNVLTAPSEIKELEERISNIIIEKEALIKQQDFEKAARLRDEEKTLRLKLEVLRKEWSKKRDQITPEVGYEEIARLVASITGVPIYRLEEKESEKLLKIEHDLRERVAGQDEAIDAIARSVRRARAGIKEPRRPIGSFLFMGPTGVGKTLLARALAEYMFGNEEALIQLDMSEYMEKFNVSRLLGAPPGYVGYEEGGQLTERVRRRPYSVVLLDEIEKAHPDVFNILLQILEEGRLTDSYGRRVDFRNTILIMTSNVGAGIIRKRGSLGFKAISEDISYEEMKNLLLEEVKKTFKPEFLNRLDETVVFRPLNRKDLARIVDIEIAYVNSRIAEQGFEAILSPKAKDLFIEKGFDPVFGARPLKRVIQRFLEDPLAEDIIRGKFTEKLKKKSESDKIKIKVIKKGGALVFE from the coding sequence ATGTTTAATCGTTTTACTGAAAGAGCAAGAAAAGTTTTAGTTTTGGCAAAAGAAGAGGCCCGTCGTTTTAATCACGATTATATTGGCACTGAGCATATCCTTCTAGGATTGATTCGCGAAGGCGAAGGGGTAGCCTGTGCGGTTTTGCAAAATTTAGGCGTTGATTTAGAACGTTTACGTATTGAAATTGAAAAGTTGATTTCTACCGGAAGTGTATCCTCGGTGTTGGGAGATATTCCTTTTACCCCTCGCGCTAAAAAGGCTTTAGAACTGTCGGCTGAGGAGGCTAGGAATTTAGGTCATAATTATATTGGAACCGAACATATACTTTTAGGTTTACTTCGTGAAGAAGAAGGCATTGCCTCACAGGTTTTAATTTCTTTAGGGGCGGATTTAAAAAGAATAAAAAATGAGATTTCTGCTCTTTTAGGCGGAGCAACACAAACTCAAAATCAGAATACTAATCAAAGTTCGTCGAAAACGCCGGCTTTGGATTCTTTTGGTCGTGACTTAACTAAGCTAACTCGTGATGGAAAGCTTGACCCAGTTATCGGAAGAAAAACCCAAATTGAAAGAGTGATCCAAATTTTATCCCGAAGAACAAAAAATAACCCGGTGCTTTTAGGTGAAGCCGGAGTTGGTAAGACAGCGATTGTTGAGGGTTTAGCCCAGGACATTATTAAAGGTGATGTTCCCGAGGTTTTGCGGGGAAAACGAATAATAGTTTTAGACTTGGCTTTAATGATTGCCGGAACCAAGTATCGCGGTCAGTTTGAGGAAAGAATAAAAGCGGTAATGGAGGAGATAAAGCGTTCTAAAGATGTAATTATCTTTATCGATGAGCTCCATACTTTAGTTGGTGCCGGTGCCGCCGAAGGAGCGATTGATGCTTCTAATATTTTAAAACCAGCCTTAAGCCGCGGCGAAATCCAATGCATTGGAGCAACTACTCTTGATGAATATAGAAAACATATTGAGAAAGATGCTGCTCTTGAGCGGAGATTTCAGTCAATATATGTTGAACCCAATAGCGTTGAGGAAACTATTCAGATTTTAGAAGGTTTGCGTGATAAGTACGAAGCTCATCATCGGGTTAAATTTACCGACGAGTCATTATCGGCTGCGGCAAAACTGTCTGATCGTTATGTTTCGGGAAGATTTTTGCCGGATAAAGCTATCGATTTAATTGATGAGTCGGGTGCCCGATCAAGATTGAATGTATTAACCGCACCTTCAGAAATAAAGGAACTAGAGGAGAGAATTTCTAATATTATTATTGAAAAAGAAGCGCTTATTAAGCAACAGGATTTCGAAAAGGCTGCTCGTCTTCGTGATGAAGAAAAAACTTTGCGCCTTAAGTTGGAGGTTTTAAGAAAAGAATGGAGTAAGAAAAGAGATCAGATTACTCCTGAGGTTGGATATGAAGAAATTGCTCGGCTAGTAGCTAGCATTACTGGTGTGCCGATCTATCGTTTAGAGGAAAAAGAATCAGAAAAACTTTTAAAGATAGAGCATGATCTACGTGAAAGAGTGGCCGGGCAAGATGAAGCAATTGATGCAATTGCTCGTTCAGTTAGAAGAGCCAGGGCTGGAATCAAAGAACCGCGTCGGCCGATTGGTTCGTTTTTGTTTATGGGCCCTACCGGGGTAGGCAAGACTTTGCTTGCTCGGGCTTTAGCTGAATATATGTTTGGTAATGAAGAAGCACTTATCCAATTGGACATGAGTGAATATATGGAAAAATTTAATGTTTCAAGGTTGCTTGGGGCTCCTCCGGGATATGTTGGTTATGAAGAGGGGGGTCAGCTTACTGAGCGCGTGAGACGTCGGCCCTATTCGGTTGTGCTTTTAGACGAAATTGAAAAAGCTCATCCTGATGTGTTTAATATACTTTTACAAATTTTAGAAGAAGGAAGATTAACTGATAGTTATGGTCGAAGAGTTGATTTTAGAAATACAATTTTGATTATGACTTCTAATGTCGGAGCTGGAATAATCAGAAAGCGGGGCTCTTTGGGGTTTAAAGCAATTAGTGAAGATATAAGCTATGAAGAAATGAAGAATCTTCTTCTTGAAGAAGTAAAGAAGACCTTTAAGCCGGAATTTTTAAATCGTTTAGATGAGACGGTTGTTTTTAGGCCATTGAATAGAAAAGATTTGGCAAGGATAGTAGATATCGAAATAGCTTATGTTAATAGTCGAATAGCTGAGCAAGGTTTTGAAGCTATACTAAGCCCTAAAGCTAAGGATTTATTTATTGAAAAAGGGTTTGATCCGGTTTTTGGCGCAAGACCCTTAAAGAGAGTTATTCAAAGATTCCTTGAGGATCCTTTGGCTGAGGATATTATTAGAGGCAAATTTACCGAAAAGCTAAAAAAGAAGTCAGAGAGCGATAAAATAAAGATAAAAGTAATTAAAAAAGGGGGAGCTTTAGTATTTGAATGA
- a CDS encoding ABC transporter permease, translating into MSLLKSVGQLFHYLGSLGFFAKDTIRWIFIKKRSLRAIGREIVFIGIDSLPLVSLISFFLGIIIAFQTAYQLRAFRSEIQLATLVALSMVRELGPVIGALIVAARSGASITAGIGSMKISEQIDALETFGVDPIDYLVVPKFLALAICMPILIIYADCMGIIGGYLVGTTKFGISLGLYFRMTFQALGGRDIMSGLVKSFSFGSIIAFVSCYEGFRPSSSIDVSRSVTHSVVRSFIFIVAFDCVLTALFYFTGV; encoded by the coding sequence ATGAGCCTATTGAAATCAGTTGGCCAATTATTTCATTATTTGGGTAGTTTGGGATTTTTCGCTAAAGATACCATTCGTTGGATTTTTATCAAAAAGCGCAGCTTAAGGGCAATTGGTAGAGAGATTGTCTTTATCGGTATCGATAGCCTGCCTTTGGTCTCGCTTATTTCATTTTTTCTTGGAATAATTATTGCTTTTCAGACTGCTTATCAATTAAGAGCATTTCGTTCGGAAATTCAGCTGGCAACCTTAGTCGCTCTTTCGATGGTTAGGGAGTTGGGCCCGGTTATCGGAGCATTAATCGTTGCCGCTAGAAGTGGTGCTTCAATCACTGCCGGGATTGGCTCGATGAAGATAAGTGAGCAAATAGATGCTTTAGAGACTTTCGGGGTGGATCCGATAGATTATCTGGTTGTGCCTAAGTTTTTAGCTTTAGCAATTTGCATGCCGATTCTAATTATCTACGCTGATTGTATGGGGATAATCGGCGGTTATCTTGTCGGTACAACTAAGTTTGGAATTAGCCTCGGTTTATATTTTAGAATGACTTTTCAAGCTTTAGGCGGCCGAGATATTATGAGCGGCTTGGTTAAGAGTTTTTCCTTTGGCAGCATTATTGCTTTTGTATCTTGTTATGAAGGATTTCGTCCTTCTTCTTCGATTGACGTATCGCGTTCAGTTACTCATTCGGTAGTGCGTTCGTTTATCTTTATTGTTGCTTTTGATTGTGTATTAACGGCACTTTTTTACTTTACTGGAGTATGA
- a CDS encoding ATP-binding cassette domain-containing protein — protein MIKIRGISRSFGEKQILKGINLTVNKGETFLLIGRSGAGKTVLLKNIIGLLRPDHGTICIDDVDITQLSKKKLEKVRLEFGLVFQGSALFDFLSIEENVGFFLYQHTTLSKRQIRKKVTETLALVGLKGIEDSYPYELSGGMRKRVAIARSVIYNPKIIIYDEPTTGIDPIAVDKIVSLIEDLHRRLGITSVVVTHDLEVGLRLADRLAFLLGGKIIFEGDKEDLKNSKDDRLIQFLKGSSGGPIQEMEV, from the coding sequence ATGATAAAAATAAGAGGAATAAGCAGGTCGTTTGGCGAAAAACAGATTCTAAAAGGAATCAACCTTACGGTTAATAAGGGGGAAACTTTCCTTTTGATTGGACGCAGTGGCGCCGGGAAAACTGTCCTTTTAAAGAATATTATCGGCTTGCTTCGACCGGATCATGGTACAATTTGCATTGATGATGTTGATATTACTCAGTTGAGCAAAAAGAAATTAGAAAAAGTAAGGTTAGAATTTGGTTTAGTTTTTCAAGGCAGTGCTTTGTTTGATTTTTTAAGTATCGAGGAAAATGTTGGATTTTTTCTTTATCAGCATACAACTTTGAGTAAACGGCAGATAAGAAAAAAGGTTACCGAAACATTAGCCTTGGTAGGGTTAAAGGGGATAGAAGATTCTTATCCTTATGAATTAAGTGGTGGAATGAGAAAGCGGGTTGCTATAGCTCGCTCAGTTATTTATAATCCGAAAATTATAATTTATGATGAGCCGACAACCGGAATTGACCCGATCGCTGTTGACAAGATAGTTTCTTTAATTGAAGATCTCCATCGGCGCCTCGGGATTACCTCAGTAGTGGTAACGCATGATTTAGAAGTCGGCTTAAGGCTTGCGGATCGATTGGCTTTTCTGCTTGGTGGCAAGATAATATTTGAGGGCGATAAAGAAGATCTAAAAAATAGTAAAGACGACCGCCTTATTCAATTCTTAAAAGGGTCTTCTGGAGGCCCAATACAGGAAATGGAGGTATAA
- a CDS encoding MlaD family protein, whose protein sequence is MTVKNLWDRKKNIVYIKVGSFFLGALIIVFITLISLKEVNIFKGTYEVTVTFDFAEGLANASPVRFCGVDVGEVRTVVVKEIGDKPLVFVYAKIEKGVNIPKDSYFFVNSLSLFGEKYLEIDPPQKVTAYIQEGDIVEGISPVPLFDIFASASKTMNEVRAFLREGEIKQSVANIVNNIEDVTLEVKGLLEDMKDKQGTIGRLLYDDSLYQTTEEFIGDLKAHPWKLLHKPKDRKKRK, encoded by the coding sequence ATGACTGTAAAAAATCTTTGGGATAGGAAGAAAAATATCGTTTACATTAAAGTGGGGAGTTTTTTCTTAGGAGCGTTGATTATAGTATTCATTACACTGATTTCCTTGAAAGAGGTAAATATTTTTAAAGGTACCTATGAAGTGACGGTTACCTTTGATTTTGCCGAAGGGTTAGCGAATGCTTCCCCGGTCCGTTTTTGCGGTGTAGACGTAGGTGAGGTAAGAACGGTAGTAGTTAAGGAGATTGGCGATAAGCCGTTGGTATTTGTTTATGCGAAGATAGAAAAAGGAGTGAATATTCCTAAAGACTCCTATTTTTTTGTAAATAGTTTAAGCTTGTTCGGTGAAAAGTATCTAGAGATCGATCCGCCGCAAAAGGTAACTGCTTATATCCAAGAGGGTGATATTGTTGAAGGAATCTCTCCGGTTCCCTTGTTTGATATTTTTGCCAGTGCTTCCAAAACCATGAATGAGGTAAGAGCTTTTTTAAGAGAGGGCGAAATTAAACAGTCAGTTGCCAATATAGTTAATAATATTGAAGATGTTACTTTAGAAGTGAAGGGTTTACTTGAAGATATGAAGGACAAACAAGGGACCATCGGACGCTTGCTGTATGACGATTCACTTTATCAAACAACCGAGGAGTTTATCGGAGATTTGAAGGCTCATCCTTGGAAGTTATTACATAAGCCTAAAGATCGCAAAAAAAGAAAATAG